GATAATTTCCGGGCGCGCCGTTATATCGCCAAGTACACCATCAACCCCGCTATTACCCACGGCGTTGCCCACGAGGTGGGCTCCATCGAGGTTGGGAAACTGGCGGACCTGGTACTGTGGAAGCCCGCCTTTTTCGGCATCAAACCTTCGATGATTTTGAAAGGCGGGATGATTGCCGCCGCGCCCATGGGCGATCCCAACGCTTCCATTCCCACGCCACAACCCGTGCACTACCGGCCCATGTTCGGCGCCCACGGAATGGCCGCGGCGAAAACCTCGGTGACCTTTGTGCCGCAGGCGGCGCTGGAAAACAGCGTGGGGCAAAAGCTGGGCCTGCAGCGCAATCTGGTGGCGTGTAAAAATACGCGCAATATCCGCAAGAAAGACATGCTGCTGAACGACTGGCAGCCGGACGTCAGCGTCGATCCGCAAACCTATGAAGTGCGTGCCGATGGCGAGTTGTTGACATGCGAGCCGGCCACAGAACTGCCACTGGCCCAGCGCTACACACTGTTTTGACGGTTCTGGATAACAGCGTGGATCGGCGCATGAACGGGAGCACAAACGTGACACTGGATATTTACCAACGCCTTGGCACCCACAGCGGCAAAACCGCACAGTATGTTGTGGTGCTGGATCACCTGCAGCGTGACCGTGGCCGGTTGCGCGCGCAGGCCACCGACGGCAGCGAAGTGCGCATTTTCTTGGAGCGGGGAAAACCGCTGCAGGTAGGTGAAATTCTACAGAGCCAGTGCGGCAAGCTGGTGGAGGTGGTGGGGGCGGAAGAGCCGGTAACCACCGCCCGCTGTGAAGACTGGTTTCTGTTTAGCCGCGCCTGCTATCACCTGGGAAACCGCCACGTAAAACTGCAGCTTGGCAATGCAGATAGTGGCCGATGGCTGCGGATTACCCCCGACCACGTACTGGAAGAAATGCTTGAGCTGCTCGGGCTCAGCCTGACGCGGGAACACGCGGTATTTGTCCCCGAGTCCGGTGCTTACAGCGGTGGGCATGCCCATGGCCACTCCAGCGGCCACCAACACAGTCACGGTCATCATGAACATCACCACCACTGACGCGGCGCTGTTGCGCCTGCTGCAGCTCTCCAGCGCCAGCCTGCCGGTTGGGGGCTATGCCTTCTCCCAGGGGCTGGAATATGCGGTGGATGACGGTTGGGTGACAACACTGGATCACACCCGCGACTGGCTCTCGGTGCAGTTGAAGGCATCCCTCGCACAGGTCGACTGCCCCATTCTGTTGCGCTGCCATCGGGCCCTGCAGGGCAACGACGTGAAACGGCTGCGCTACTGGAATGACTACGCACTTGCCTGCCGGGAAACCCGCGAACTGCGCCTGACCGATACCGCCACCGGCAATGCCCTGGTGCGGCTGCTGGTGCAGCTGCAGGTGGCGCAGCCCTTCACCCAGAAAGAAACCAGCTTCGTGGCCGCCTTTGCCATCGCCGCCCACCACTGGCAGCTGAATGAGGACGCCGCGCTACTCGGCC
This genomic interval from Microbulbifer sp. Q7 contains the following:
- the ureE gene encoding urease accessory protein UreE codes for the protein MNGSTNVTLDIYQRLGTHSGKTAQYVVVLDHLQRDRGRLRAQATDGSEVRIFLERGKPLQVGEILQSQCGKLVEVVGAEEPVTTARCEDWFLFSRACYHLGNRHVKLQLGNADSGRWLRITPDHVLEEMLELLGLSLTREHAVFVPESGAYSGGHAHGHSSGHQHSHGHHEHHHH
- a CDS encoding urease accessory UreF family protein, with amino-acid sequence MNITTTDAALLRLLQLSSASLPVGGYAFSQGLEYAVDDGWVTTLDHTRDWLSVQLKASLAQVDCPILLRCHRALQGNDVKRLRYWNDYALACRETRELRLTDTATGNALVRLLVQLQVAQPFTQKETSFVAAFAIAAHHWQLNEDAALLGLVWAWLENQVAAATKLVPLGQTQAQQLIGEIQQQVPAAILHARALQDADLGAGLPALAIASAQHEHQYSRLFRS